The window ACGATAGATTGGCATTGCTTAAATCCTTATAAAATATTTGGCTGTTGCTTACTTAGTTGTTTGTGTTTGGTTATCTGACGTGTGGTCTGCTGGATAAACGTAATCTAACCAGCCCCACTTATCTTCAGTAGTGCCATTAAATAAACCAAAGTAAGCTGCTTGAACTTTTTCAGTGATAGGACCGCGTTTGCCTTCACCTACTGTAATTTTATCTACGCTGCGAACCGGAACGATTTCTGCTGCTGTACCTGTCATGAAGACTTCATCGGCAAGGTATAGCGCTTCACGAGCAATGTTCTCTTCACGGATTTCATAACCCATATCTTTTGCTAGCGTCATGATCGAGTCACGAGTGATACCTGGCAGAATCGCGCTGGTTGCTGGTGGCGTAGAGAGAATGCCGTTACGAATAACAAAAATGTTCTCGCCCGCTCCCTCTGAAAGGTAACCATCAACACTTAGGGCAATGCCTTCATCATAACCATGACGACGAGCTTCACCGCCCACTAGCAGTGATGATAGGTAGTTACCACCAGCCTTTGCTGAGGTTGGGATAGTATTTGGCGCTGCACGGTTCCAGCTTGAGATCATCGCATCTACGCCATTTTCTAGCGCTTCTTCACCAAGGTAAGAACCCC of the Vibrio lentus genome contains:
- a CDS encoding branched-chain amino acid transaminase, with the protein product MTAKTADYIWFNGEMVPWAEANVHVLTHAMHYGTSVFEGVRCYNTPKGPVIFRHPEHARRLKDSAKIYRFPIPFTEEEIMEATRETLRQNKLESAYIRPLGFVGNVGLGVCPPENTEMDLIIAAFPWGSYLGEEALENGVDAMISSWNRAAPNTIPTSAKAGGNYLSSLLVGGEARRHGYDEGIALSVDGYLSEGAGENIFVIRNGILSTPPATSAILPGITRDSIMTLAKDMGYEIREENIAREALYLADEVFMTGTAAEIVPVRSVDKITVGEGKRGPITEKVQAAYFGLFNGTTEDKWGWLDYVYPADHTSDNQTQTTK